The genomic stretch GCCGTGAGAGGGAATGTCGTCCACCTTAACGTTTCCCCGGCCATGCTTGAGCAGCAGGCGAACGTCGTGAACTGTTTGCCCCGCTGTCGCGAGTCTTATCGGGCTGGTGACGTCGTCACCGACGACACACGCTCCCATATGATAGGCGGCCTGCTGGATCTGATGTGGCTCCAGAGGCGCATCTCCGCCCCGTCGCAACCTGTCGGCAGGCGTGCCCACGGAGACCCTCAGCGCTGCCGTGGATTCTCGCGGCGACTCTTCCGTGTCATATGTGGCATGTCGAGTCGATCCGGAGGATTTGGAGATGCAAATTCCCATAGCCGTTCACCTGTAGTGGAGTTTCTGATCGCCGAGGGACGGATACGCGAGACGGGCGCTTAACCGTTAGTGTCATCTGGATGAGCTTCCATCAAGGGTGCCGGCTCCGGGAGGGCGCCTGTCTGGCTTTCAAAGATGCGTTTAAGGATGCGGTCCGAAAAATATCGCACCTTCCTCAGTTGCAATGGCGGCAGACCTTTGATGAGAACAATCTCGTACTCGTCATTGAGCAGCCGAACCTGTTCGGGACGCAGCAGCGGCGCACCTTGAAACGAATTCTGAATGTTCCGGTCGAACGCTCGCGACTGGCTGTAGGAAATCGATTTGGCTTCAAACGTGTATTCACCGATGGCTTTGGAAATGTAGGTTGGAGTCTCGTCATCGGCCGTGGCCATGAACACTTGCAGTCCGGTATTGCTGAGAAAATTCTGCTTACCAGCCTCTCCATAAGCCCCCGTTAGTGCCGAAAGGCTTTGGATGATGAGCATGAAACGCCCCTTGTAGCCCGCGATAGTCGTAATTGCGGTCTCGATCGCCTCCAGCTTCCCCAAGTGCTTGAACTCATCGAGCAGAAAGAGAACCTCGTGCTTTTCGTCCTGGCGGGGCAGCGACCGCTGTAGAATTGAAACGGTTTGCTGAAAAAATAAGCGTATCAAAGGCGCGATCACCTCAAGGTCGTTCGGACCAACGCAAAGATAGATGCACGTTCTGCGACGGCGAAGATCATAGACCGAAAAGTCCGAGCGACTTGTAGCCGCCTTGACAGCCGGATCCGCCCACAAGTTGAGCCCGCCATCGCCGAGCACGGACGTGTAGGAGGTTAGGATTTTTGTATCGTTCCCCGCCATGTCGTCGAAGATGCGTTGTGCCTCTTTGTTCCGGGTCTCCATGGCGAGCTGCGCGAAGAGCTTAAACTTCTCCCCCGGCTGAGCGAACAGATCATAGACGGCGCCGATTGTTGGCGTGCCCCGCTCGATGCAGGCAAGGATCCCCGCGACAAAGATATCTCGCGCGCCGCTGACGAAACCTTCCGCCCCCTCCCCCTTGGCCGTGATCAGGTTTGCGGCCAAGCGGCGGGCTTCGGTGAATTGCAGCTGCGGAGGCAGCGCTATAAGGTCCAACAGCGGATTGTAGCAGTTGGTGCGCCGCTCCGAATCCAGCGGCGCGAATTTGAACACTTCGTGGCCTGCGGCTTTGCGCGCCCTAGAGGTGAGCTCAAAGAGCTCCCCCTTGACGTCCAGAGCTATCACTGAGCCTTTGAATGTAAGGAGCGTTGGAATGACTATGCCGACGCCCTTGCCAGCGCGGGTCGGCGCAACGATGAGGCTGTGAGGCTGCTCGCCATTGGTCAGGTAATAGCCAGGCCAGAAAGGACCACTCGTCTTCCCGAAGACCGGCCCTGTCACGCCACGGTATCGTCGCAGATATCCCGTGCGTCGCATTTCATCCACTCGAGCCCAACGAGCGGTCCCGTGGTGTTCGAGCTTGCGGCGCAATACGAACTGCTGAATCAGCAAGACAACCGCGGATGTCGAGAGCACGATAGCCGCGCCCTGATAGAAAACGGGGGTTGCGAAACCCAAATAGAAGGGCGTCTCAAACCAAAAGGCACGGACATCAAACGCCATCAGAGCCTCGCCGCTACCCCCGTGGCGGAAGGTTGCGTACAGACTCGCCGCACAGAACCCCAAGGCGAGTGAGCACGCGATGCTAATGGCTATGTTGGGGGACGTCGTTTTTGTAGAAGACATTGTTCCATGGCCGAATTAGCCGTGCTGATGCTGCGCTTGCTTTTGACACCGAACCGAGGTCGCGATGCCGACGCTCGACAGATCGATGCCGCAGCGGGTGGTGCGATGCTTGCATCGCGCCACCCGGCAGACGTGGATTTTGAAAGTTTCACTAAGCGGATACGTCGACGGCCAGGGAATTGGAAACAGCAAGGCCGTGAACGGAATTCGGGAGAGGAAGCGTTACTGCCATGGCCGAGACCTCAACGGCCGGTGCGATCTCTGCTTCTCCTAGCCTCCATTAGATCCTCTCGGGCGTGATTGTAGGAGTGGCTTATGTCCCGGCCGACTTGACCACCCCGCTGCAGCTGTTCGTGGGAGGTTTGAGGGCCAACTGTATCACGGACTGCAGCCCCAATACCTGCTATGTGGGCGTCCAGATCCGCACTGCGTTCCTCTGCTGCATGCCGCGGAGGAGGCATCTGCGGCAAGATGTCTTGCATGCCGGGAATTGAGTGAGCTTGGGCCTGTTGATTTGGATCTAACTGGTGATACATCGCGTACATAGCATTGGATGCTGTCGACCTGACGTGGCCATCCGGATCGGTAGCCAATTCAGCGGCCTGATCAAAAATGCGAGCTTTATTTTCAGCGTTAAACTTGCTGAAGTTTTGCGCAGCGTAAAGCGCTCCGATAGCTTGCGAAGGTGGGTCCATGTTGCCAATGCGATTAACAATACTATCTTGTGTCTCTGGCCGAAGGTAATGAGACACATTACTGACTGCTCTGAATTGCTCCAATGCTACTTCATCCGAGGTGTGTCCCAACCCGGCAGTCAATTTATCCCCCAGATCGACGGCTGATCGTCCAAGCTGATTGGTCCGCGTTTCAAATCTCGCGAGGTCAGTTTCTGGCTCGGTTCGAGTGCCCCGAACGGCTATGCGCTCTCGCCTCCCGAGTTCTTTGAAGGTCCCAAGATTTCGCGCTGTATCGCGCGGGTTAGCGCTTACCAGCCGTTCTGCAACATCGGTCAATGGTCCGTATGGAAGGTCACGGAGGGTACTGCGATTCCCCACGTCTTGGGATGAACTTGCAGCTGCGCGTGCCCGTTTGTTATCGCGATCCATTGCTCGGCCTCCAAAGTGGTTAAGTTACCCAATCAGGGTACCACCGACGCTTGACCTGCTAAACCGATATGAGGTTACAGTTGTAGTCTGGCAGAAGCTTCTCCCAACTCTGGGATACGCCGAGAGCCGTAACCGGGGCAGATTTCCGGGCGGAAGGGGTTTGCGGCGAGAGCGTTCGTGATTCACCGTTTGCGTGACGCATCAGGATCGTCTCGTATAAGAGAGTCCGTCGCGATACGCCCCGCGAATGACGATGGTACCTTCGGCTTGACTTATCCTTCGCGCTCTGCGGGTCCGACGAGAAAATCAGCCTACCTTGCTGAGACTACCTGCGGAGGACTTGCCGCTACGGCGGTCCTGCTCGATCTCGTACTTGATCTTCTGCCCGTCAACGAGGTTTGAAAGTCCAGCCCGTTCTACAGCTGAAATATGGACGAAAACGTCCTGACCGCCGTCATCGGGCTGGATGAAGCCAAAACCTTTGGTGCTGTAACCACTTCACTGTTCCGGTCGCCATATCTGTGTATTCCTTTGTGGCCAGTGCGAACCAGACGGGCCGTGAAGCCGATCCTGTTCATATTTCGTAGAGTTAAACCCAGCAAAAACCAGAATTACCCACCTCGGGGTTGCGGCGCGAAAAGCCATTGCTCTGTTTGGGAACGCACCGAACAGGTGCCGGTGAGCTTGAGCGCAACGCGCTGCAAGACGCTCGAGTGCCGAGGAATCTCTCCGACAAGGATACGTCTGAGCCGCCCAGTATGCCGGCTCGGCAACCACCCGAATGGATCGAAGCCGATCTGCAAAACGGATGGTGAGAGCGTTGGCTCGTTTCCAACCCATCCTGTCTCACCAGCGCGGACGCCTGGACGGATGTCAACGCCGGAAAAAGAACCGCATCGATTGGTCCCGCTTGCGGCCAGCTCCAGTCGGCCGCTCGATCGCAAGCGTGGTTCGAGGAGGAAGCTCTCCCAGGTGCAATGCGAGGAGACGCTGGTCCAACTCCTTGTCGGCTGCCGTAAGGCGGTGGTTCAGGCGAAGGTAGTCCATCCAGGTCGGGGTGCGGAAGGTTTCTGTCCAACGCGAAGGCTGCTGGAGGTCGCGCTGGAGATTCCAGTGTCGCGCACCAACGCCGCTTTGTACTCGCCGCCGTTCCCGCATCTGCTCCAGGAACGCTTCGACATTTGCTTCGGGTATTGAATATTCGATCTTGGCGACGATCGGCCCGCTTCGGGGCTTCAAATCCAGGGCAACCTGAGGCGTTTCGAAGCCAAGAGGAGCCTGATCGGAATCTTTCCATTGACGGATGGGCAGCAGGAAGCCGGTGCCAGCGACCAGCAGCAGCGCGCCACCTGAAAGCTCCAGAGCCGAGCTCAGCGAATAGCTCTCGGCCACCGTACCCCACAGCCAGCTGCCAGCCGCGATGCCGCCGGATGAAAGGGCATAATAGATCGAGAGCGTGCGACCAACGACCCACCTTGGACTCGCCAACTGGACGCTTACGTCCAGCCCGGTCCAGGTCACGACCCAGCCCGCGCCGCCGAGCGCCAGCGCGATAGCCGCCACCGCCACCGAGGGGGTGAAAGCAAGCGATAGACAACAAGCCGCACAGGCGATGCACGACAGTGTCGTCAAACGTTCCTGGGACAGCCTCCGTCTCAGAATGTTGTTGCAGATGCCGGCGAACAAGGCGCCGGTCCCGAAGCCGGCCATCAGGATGCCGTAAACGACTGGCCCTCCCCCCAGCTGATCGCGGGCGACGAGAGGCAAGAGCGCTAGTATAGAGATGCTCGTCAGCCCAAAGAGGGCACCGCGGGCAATTGCTGCCTTGATTTCGGATGACAGGGCAGTGAAGCGCGCTCCGTCATGGATCGCCGTGGTCAATGGTTCACTCGGCAGCGGTGACGAGCGAACATGCCATTTGCAGCGCCCTATGGTCCACAGCAGCATCAGATATGTAAGTGTCGCCACTGCGAAAGCCGTCAAAGGGCCAAAGGAAGCAACGACGACGCCACCGAGAGCGGGGCCGATGCTTCGGACGGCGTTATATCCGACCGAGATAAGTGTGACGGCGGCCGGAACATCGCGCTTTCGCAGGATATCGCCAACCGACGCGTGCCAGGCGGGGTCGGTGAAAGCGGCGCCTACTCCGGCCAAACAGCTGAATGCAAGAACCATCCATGGATTGAAAATTCCGAGACCTGCAAGAACAGTCAGCATCGTCGAGGACAATGCTATCACGCACCAGCCAGCGAACATGAGATTGCGGCGGCTGTAATTGTCCGCTAGGGCGCCGGCGATAATTGACAGGAGGAATGTGGGCAAGGTTGTCGAAGCCTGCACCAAGGCGACCATCACATCCGATGTCGAAATGGTCGCCATCAGCCAACTGATGGCAACCATTTGAATCAGCCACCCTAGACTGGATACCTGTGTGGCAATCCAGATCGGACGGAAAGTTGAATTCTCGAGCGGCGCGAACGTTGCCGATGACACCGGATTAACTTCTTCACGCGCCACCCCGCTCATTGGGCCGAGCCTCCCTTCGCTGCCAGTTGTATGAGATTTCTCCCCGCCCACGTGCCCATGGAGGAATGGCAGGATCAGGGCATTTTATCTGCGCAACGCAAGTTATTTTTGCCTGGCCGAAGCTGTGGCAGAACCGAATGCTTCCGGTGGAGCTATCGTTCCGCTATGCGGGACGAGACCGGTTCGATCCTGTCGTTGTCGATCCCCGACCACGTTACAATTTCGTCAGTTTGACGTTCCTTAGCGTCTCCAACCAAGCCACGTCCTGGGCATCGACTTCCCTTCTGGTGATCACGAGCTCCCGCGCATTGAACCGCCTCGCCAAGGTGGATCAGTAGTCTATCTTTGGCGTAGGTATTCAGCAGCCTGCTAGGCGCCCGCCGCCACGTGCGGGCGACGCCGGCATCAACCGGCGGGCAGATGCGCCGAGGGCAACAACCGCGCCTGACGCAACGCCGCCAGATCAGCCGAGCCGGTGCAGAAGCAGGCAACGGCCAACTGGCGGATGACGATCTCGAAATGCGCGACAACCGCCTCGGTGGACACCGTCGCCGCGCGCAGCACGCCGGCCGCCTGCCCGGCGATGTCCGCGCCCAGGCGGATGGCCTTGGCCACGTCGACGCCGTCGCGGATCCCGCCCGACGCGATCAGCTTCACAGTTGGCAGCGCCCGACGTACCGCCTGCACGCTGGCCGGGGTCGGAATCCCCCAGTCGGCGAACGCCATCGCCACTGCACGGTCGGCGGCATCGCGGGCGCGCTCGCCCTCCACCGCGGCCCAACTGGTGCCGCCGGCGCCGGCGACATCGATGACCGCCACGCCCGCCTTGACGAGCGCGCAGGCCACCGAGGCGGACAGGCCCGACCCCACTTCCTTGGCCACAATCGGCACGTCCACGCTGCGCGCGGCGCGAGCGATCTGCGCCAGGACGCCGCGCCAGTCGCGGTCGCCCTCCGGCTGTACCGCTTCCTGCAGCGCATTGAGATGGACGATGAGTCCATCGGCCTCCAGCGCATCCACCGCCCGGCGCGCCAGGTCCAGGCCGTCGGCCTCGCGCAGTTGCGCGGCGCCGATATTAGCCAGCAAGGGAATGTCTGGGGCCATGCGGCGCAGCGCGCGCGTCAGCCCCTGGGAGTTGCGGGATTGCAGGCTCACGCGCTGCGAACCGACGCACATGGCGATCCCCAAGGCTTGTGCTGCCTCGCTCAGATGCCGGTTGATGGCCTCGGCGCGTGGCACGCCGCCGGTCATGGAGCTGATCAGCAGCGGCGCGCGCATGGTCTTGCCCAGCAGCGAGGCGCGCAGGTCGATCTGCGTCAGGTCCAACTCGGGCAATGCGCAGTGTTCGAAACGGATGTACTCCCAGCCGGCGGCGACCGTGGCCGGCGCCGTTCGCCGATCCAGCACGATGTCCAGATGGTCGTCCTTGCGCCGGCTCGGGATGTTGTCGCTATCGCTCATGCTCGCTCCATCCGTCGCATCGGGGGACGGCGTTGCATCGGATCGGACCGACGGCAGCGCACGCACGCAGCCGCATCCCGCCGTTCAGGGGGGCGCACGCTGGCCTCCCCCCGCAGCGTCGCTGCGGTAGCGGCTGGTCGAGGTCTGGTAGTACTGCGCGCGGATGGCCGCCATTGCCTCGATCAACGCTCCCCACGGCGCGGGAAAGCGTTCTTCCGCCATCACCCGGTGCAGCATTCGCGTATGGCCGGCCAACTCGTCGTTGAGGAACTCCACCACAGGCATAGCCGGATAGCGCTGCCGCAGCAGGATCGCCGCGTTGTCGGCCTCGCCCGCCGACCTGTCCTTGTCGCGTCCATGCAGATCGTTCTGCAGGCGCCCTATCGCGGAGATGAGCCGCAGGACCTGGCGAAACGCCGGACGCGCGCGCAAGGTCGCCATGTCCAGCCCCCACAGCAACGACAGGCAACAGAACACGTTCGTGTAGGCGATCGAATCGATGCCGTTGTGCAGGTACTCGGCGTAAGACCAGCGTTCCGCCCCTACCGCCTGCGCGTGTCCGGCGCGCAGCGCCGCGCAGTAGCACCGGGTGTCGTCGAGCAGCCGAGCATAGTCGCGACGATCGTAGGCGAGCGCGGCCAGCGAAGCGCGCAGCACAGCGCAGCCCTCGAATCCGGGGAGCGCGCACGGCACGCCCTGCCCCAGCGCCTGCTCCACCGCGGCGAGCTCCTCCGGCGCGATCAGGCCAAGGTCGTTGCAATCGTCGAGCCAGAACAGCAGCGCCAGTTCGCGATAGAACGCCACGATCAGCGTTTCGGCCTGCGGATCGCGGCCAGTGCGGGCGCTGGTGTCGCGCAGGCTCGGGTGGATGCGCTGCAGGATGTACTGGCCGCCCCTGACCGCTTCCACGGCATGCTCGTCGGCGAACCCTGTCAGGGAACGCCCCCACTCCAGCACCTGCTGCAGCGCGCGTTCGGTCTGGATCATGGCGCCGCTCCTGCTCCCTCGGCCAGGACGCGCCGCCCCCAACGAAGCGCCAGCCACAACCCGGCGAGTTCGGCCACGCGCACGACCCGGGTGGGGCAATACAGTTCCTTGCCGATCCACAGCGCCGTCTGCGGCAATGCATGCGCCACATGGCGAGCGAGCATCCACTCCAGCGCACGCGCCACCGCCTGCGCGATGCGCCGGCGCCCTGTCGGCTCTTCGCTCCCGTCCATCACGTGCAACGCGAACAGCGCATAGGCGGTTTCCTCAAATGAGGATGCGCGACCGGCGCCCCAGCCGCCGTCATCGCGCTGCGCCTGCAGCAGCGCCGCCAGCGCGCGCTCGTCGCGCCACTGGGGCTTGCCTTGCGCCAGCGCAGCGACCGCATGCGCGGTGGGATACAGCCACGAAACGTGCCATTTTTCGTTGTCCCATAGACCGTGCGGGTTGCGATTGGCCTCGACGTAGTAGCTGGTGCCGGCGGCGGGCTTTCCCAACAGTCGCAACGCATGCAGGGCATGGATGTTGGTCGACACCGAGGCATTGCGCTCGCCGGGGAAGGTGACGAATAGCTCGCCGATTTCGAAATCGCGCAACGCATCGACCGGCGGGTCGCGACCTGCAAGGCGCAGGACGCACAACGCAACGGAGGTGTCGTCGGCATCGGCTGCGAAGTGCAAGGCCGGGCCCAGACCGCGCACGCCCATGCGGGCGTCGAGCTGCGCGACGATCACGCGCACGGCATCGGCGAACGCGGGATGCGCGAACAGCCCGGCCAGATGCAGGGTGTACAGCGACCAGCATGGCTCGAATATATTGATCGGCCAGACGTTGGGAACGACACCTTCGATGCCGCTGCGCGTCGCCCGCGATGCCGCCTGCAGATACGCGTCGGTGCGCCCGACCTGCGGCGTGCTCCCATGTGTTACGGCTTGCGCACGCCACGCGGCGGTGGCCGCCGGACTGATGCCAATGCTGCCGTCGTCGTCCGGGCATGCGGTGGTCGGCGACGTTCCCCAGGCTTCCCAGGAGTGCAGCAACGGATGGCCGCTCGGCAACGTCGCCACCGCCCCCAACTTGACAAGGCACGCCTGCCGCAACGGCAACAGCGCCGGGTGGCGCGGAAACCCCACGCCGCCCAGCAAGGATGCGGCCTCGCCGCACAACTGCGGCAGGATCAGCTCCGCGCCGATCGGCGCGTCTTCCGGCACCGAATGCGCGTAGGGATCGGGCTGGCGCTCGAGGAACCGGGTTGCAGCCTGGACTGCGTCGGCAGCGCCGGGAAGAGGATCGGCACGCTGCAATGTCAGCAACGCCGCCCAGGTGGGCGCATGGCGGAACAGCGGGAAGTCCGCGCTTCCCCATCCGCCATCGGCCTGTTGTTGCGCGATGAGCCACGCGTATGCGTCCTGCCGACCGGCGACGTTGCCGTGGAACTGCAGAGCTCGCGCCGTGTCGTAGACGGACGGACCGACGCTGCCGCCGTCGCTCATCTCGATCAGCAGGTGGCGCAATTCGGAAAGGATCTGTTGGGACAGCGCGTTCACGCGGTATGTTCCTTCTGCAGACAGTTGACGGGAACCAGGATCGGGCAGACGCCGCGCACGTCGCCGCAGGCCCGTCGCGGCCCGGCGCACGGGCAGCGCCGGACGGCGCCCTGCTCCGGCGCGGCGACGCGCCCCATGCTGGGGCCGGTCCACCGCATAGGCTTGGGCGCAGCGCGCCGCGTGCGCCGCGGCTGTGCTGGGCAACCGCTGCGATCGCCGCCGCCGACTTGGACACAGTGCAGCATGCACCGCTCACGCCGGCCGATCGATCGCAGCGGCACAGGGGCGACTCCATGCGGACGGGCGCGCTCATGCGCATGGCGCGTGCTTGAACAGATACGCGTTGGCCCGCTGCAGCATCTGCGCCAACCGTTCCGCACGCGTTCCCAGCGGGGCGATGGCCTCCCCGGCGTCGCGCAACAGATCCAGCGCCAACTGGCGCGCTGCCTGCAGCCCCATGATCGACGCACAGGTCGGTTTCTGCGCCGCCGCGTCCTTGCCGGGGGTCTTGCCCAACGTCGCGGTATCCGCTGTCGCGTCGAGAATGTCGTCGACCACCTGCAACGCCAGGCCGAAACAGGCGGAGTAGCGATCGAGCGCACAGTACAGCGCAGCGTGGGCGGCATCTTCCGCGATGGCGCATAGCGCGCCCATGCGAACGGACGCGCGCACTAGTGCTCCGCTCTTCATCCGGTGCATCGCCACGATCCTGTCCAGCTCGACGTGCTTTCCGACCAGCGACAGATCCATGGCCTGCCCGCCTGCGGCACCCTCGGCGGACACCGCCTGCGCCAGTTCGCGCACGAGCGCGATACGGTTGTCGCCCGGCGCATCCAGGCTCGCCAGGGTCAGGAAGGCGTGCGCCTGCAGCGCATCGCCGACCAGGATCGCAGTGGCTTCGCCGAACTTGACGTGCACGGTCGGAAGGCCGCGGCGAAGCACGTCATCGTCCATTGCGGGCAGGTCGTCGTGGACCAGGGTACAGGCGTGCATCATCTCGATGGCGGCGCCGACATCGTCGAGCATGTGCGCCGGCGTGTCGGCCAGTGCGCCGGTAGCCAGACAGAGCAAGGCGCGGGTGCGCTTTCCGCCATGCAAGGTGGCGTAGCGCATCGCCGCCATCAGCTCGGTCTCACCGTCGTCTTCGGCGCAGAGAAGACGCGCCAGCGCCTGTTCGACCCGCCTTGCGCCGTCCTGCATCCAGATCTCCGGCGGCAGCCTGCCGGATGCGCCGCGCGCCTGCGCGTCGTCGTGTAGCGTAGAAGCGGTCTGCATGTCGTTCATGTCCTTGTACCTGGCACGGCCACGGCGAGCGTCCGAGCCGCCGCGGTGTTGGCGGCGTCGCACCGAGCGCGCGCGCCGAGTGCAGCATTGCCGCGCGTCGCCGGCGCAGTTGCCTCGCCACACGGGGCATGCGATGCCAGCTCATGAGAATCCGATGCGGATTTTCATGGACGGATGTGCGGTCGGGAAATAGCGCCGACCTTTTTCGACGGCGCTCAGCAACCGCGGCCGCACCCCGGCCTTGTGCATGGTCAGTGCCAAGGCGATGCAGAACTGCACCATTTCCAGCCATACCAGGTGGTAACCGATGCAGACGTGTGGGCCGGTACCGAACTGCAGCATGTCCACCGGCCGGATCGGCTCCGTGCGTTGCAGCCACCGTGCCAGGCGGAACTGATCAGGCGCCTCGTGCAGCAGCGCAGAGGTCGACAAATGCAGCAGCGGGATGCACAGAGGGGTGCCCGCAGGAATGCGCCGTTGGCCGAGTTGCAATTCCTGCAGCGCGCGACGCGGCAGGAGCGTGGTCGCCGGATGCACGCGCAGCGTCTCGCGGAACAGCGCCTCGGCGACCGGACACTGCGCCAGGTCCGCGTGCCGGGTCGGCACCGCGCCCACGCGTTGCGCCTCCTCGACCAGGGCGTCCCACAGCCCAGGCTGCCGCGCCAGCTCGATCACCATCCAGGCCATCGTCGAGGCGGTGGTGTCGTGACCGGCAAGCAGCAGCAAGCGGATATTGGCGACCAGGACGTCGTCGGAGAGCGCATCGTCGCCGCGATCGAAGGCGCTCACCATGTCATTGATCAACCCAGTGCGCGCGGCCTGCGCGCGCGCGTCGCGGACGAACTGGCGCAACTGCGCGTCGATCCAGTCGCGGGCGGCGCGGCCGCGCCGCAAGGGCAGTCCGGGCAGGTCGACCGGGGGCGCGACGATCAACTGCAGCAGTTGCCGGTATTTGCGATGCCATCCCGGCAGGTCCTGCGCTGGGATACCCATGAGGCTGAAGATGAGCTTGAGCATCAGGTCGCCGGTTTCGCGCAGGATGGTTACGTCGCCGCGGTCGCGCCACGCCTGCACCCGCGCCTGGATGACGGGCGCGAACAGGTTGCCGATGCCGGCCTGGGTCAGCCCCTTGGGCAGGAACGCCGCCTTGATCGCGTCGCGCGCCTGCCGGTGCGCGCCGCCGTCCTGGGCGACCAACGTTCCGCCAAGCAATTCGGGCGCGATCTCTTCGATCAGAGCCGAGGACACGTCCTTGTGCCGGAGCAGTGCGAACGCATCTGGATCCACGCAGGTCATCAGGTGTCCGGCAGGGCCGAAATCCAGCCAGAAGTGGCTGCCCAGCGTCCGTTCCGCGCGCCGCAGCAGGCGCGGCAGGTCGCATACGATGGCGGGAAGATGTCCGACCAGGGGGAAAGCGCCGGGCACGACCGGGATGTCGTCCCGCAGCCGGTGCCGACGGTCCAGCGGGTTGAGCAGCATGTCCATCAGCAGCGCGGCGCCGCGGCCGCTTCGGTGGTGTCGCCAGCAGGCCGCGCGGCGCGGCTGTTGCCACCGTCGGCGTATGTCGGCACATGCGCCAGCATGCCACCGTCGATGCACAGGACCTGGCCGGTGATGAACGCAGCATCGTCGGAGAGCAGGAACGCCACCAGCGCGGCCACGTCCTCGGGGCGGCCGACGCGCTGCAGGAGCTGGTGCCGGCTCAGATGCCGTTGCATGCACTCGTCCAGCTTGGCGAGGAGACGCTCGGTCATGATGAGACCCGGCGCAACCGCGTTGCAGCGGATCTGTGCATGACCGTACTGGGTGGCGAGCGAGGCCGACAGCATGTTCATCGCCGCCTTCGACGCGGCGTAGGACGTCTGCGCGGTGTCACCGCTGAGCCCCTGGCACGACGACATGTTGACGATCGCGCCACCCCCGCGGGCGATCATTCGTGGGATGGCCTCCCGGCAGCAGAGCAGCGTGCCGCGCAGATTGGTCGCCATTGTCTGATCCCAGACCGCCAGGTCCAGCTCGAGGATCGCGCGGTCGCGCGGGGTCAGATGCATGGCGCTCGCGTTGTTCACCAGCAGGTCGACCCCACCGAAGTGCCGCTCCGCCGTCTCGAACAGCGCTGCCACCGCCTGCGCATCGGCGATGTCCATGGCCAGGGCCAGCGCGTGGCCCGCTTCGGCCGCGATCTGCGCGCTGCAGGCGATGGCCGCCGAGCCATCAATGTCGGCCACCACCACTCTGCCGCCCTCGCGCGCGATGGCGAGGGCGCATGCCTTGCCGATGCCGGCGCCGGCGCCCGTCACCACGGCCACCTTGCCTTCAAACCGTCCCACGTGTCCTCCTGGGTTGCGTTGGTCTTTCGCGGCATGCCGCTCAGCCTCCGCCGGAGAAGGCGCAAGGTCGGCGCTGGCGCGCTCGTCATCGCCAGCCTCGCTTTCGATGACCCGAATAGCGGCGACCGGGCACTGGCTGGCCGCGAGCCGCACGGCGGCGTGCAGCGCCTGCGAGACCGTCGCCACGCACACTTCCGCCACGCCGTCCGGTTCGCGCTGGCGAAAGGTGCCCGGCAGCGTCAGCACGCACTGCCCGGTGGTTCCGCACAGATCCTGATCGATCACGACGCGC from Mesorhizobium sp. NZP2077 encodes the following:
- a CDS encoding cytochrome P450; amino-acid sequence: MDMLLNPLDRRHRLRDDIPVVPGAFPLVGHLPAIVCDLPRLLRRAERTLGSHFWLDFGPAGHLMTCVDPDAFALLRHKDVSSALIEEIAPELLGGTLVAQDGGAHRQARDAIKAAFLPKGLTQAGIGNLFAPVIQARVQAWRDRGDVTILRETGDLMLKLIFSLMGIPAQDLPGWHRKYRQLLQLIVAPPVDLPGLPLRRGRAARDWIDAQLRQFVRDARAQAARTGLINDMVSAFDRGDDALSDDVLVANIRLLLLAGHDTTASTMAWMVIELARQPGLWDALVEEAQRVGAVPTRHADLAQCPVAEALFRETLRVHPATTLLPRRALQELQLGQRRIPAGTPLCIPLLHLSTSALLHEAPDQFRLARWLQRTEPIRPVDMLQFGTGPHVCIGYHLVWLEMVQFCIALALTMHKAGVRPRLLSAVEKGRRYFPTAHPSMKIRIGFS
- a CDS encoding SDR family oxidoreductase — translated: MGRFEGKVAVVTGAGAGIGKACALAIAREGGRVVVADIDGSAAIACSAQIAAEAGHALALAMDIADAQAVAALFETAERHFGGVDLLVNNASAMHLTPRDRAILELDLAVWDQTMATNLRGTLLCCREAIPRMIARGGGAIVNMSSCQGLSGDTAQTSYAASKAAMNMLSASLATQYGHAQIRCNAVAPGLIMTERLLAKLDECMQRHLSRHQLLQRVGRPEDVAALVAFLLSDDAAFITGQVLCIDGGMLAHVPTYADGGNSRAARPAGDTTEAAAAPRC